Proteins co-encoded in one Aspergillus flavus chromosome 2, complete sequence genomic window:
- a CDS encoding putative valacyclovir hydrolase produces the protein MSKPLIVLPRPGTVPPSGATQPIPAPSEAAFVATFGNRLPPASYLQTPHGKAAYYELPPSSPVSTDGKQPISRVLFVHGVQTPAIGLQPLASALSSRFASAHCVLVDLWGHGLSETPFVAHDPALFHGLIEAVMVHLGWTDAHFIGYSFGGSTTASFAAAHPERVASMTLVAPAGLRRTAGLDEVQKGYLRGGEGLEEAARDWVLKVLEGGRLVVPSDWKERVGRGEVVAEAVRDWEMKEHAGHAASVVGIFRDGGVFDKHGEFEKAATTGIKSRCVLGELDDLCSVQDLHELGMQDVVVVPQVGHGVVRERVPEVAGFIEEFWNRLRQ, from the coding sequence ATGTCTAAGCCTTTAATCGTGCTCCCCCGTCCTGGGACAGTGCCACCCAGCGGCGCAACGCAGCCCATTCCCGCCCCATCGGAAGCCGCCTTCGTGGCAACCTTCGGCAACCGGCTTCCACCAGCATCATATTTACAAACCCCCCACGGCAAAGCAGCATACTACGAACTACCACCCTCATCTCCTGTTTCCACGGATGGTAAACAGCCCATATCCCGGGTACTATTCGTCCACGGGGTGCAAACGCCTGCAATCGGCCTCCAGCCATTAGCCAGCGCACTGTCATCGCGTTTCGCCTCGGCTCATTGTGTCTTAGTGGACCTGTGGGGCCACGGACTCTCGGAAACACCGTTTGTGGCGCACGACCCCGCTCTCTTCCATGGATTAATAGAAGCCGTGATGGTGCATCTTGGATGGACTGATGCCCATTTCATTGGCTATTCTTTTGGCGGGTCTACCACGGCAAGTTTTGCGGCAGCGCACCCCGAACGCGTCGCGTCGATGACTTTGGTTGCCCCGGCGGGCCTACGCCGCACCGCCGGGCTCGATGAGGTGCAGAAAGGTTACTTGCGTGGTGGGGAGGGGTTGGAAGAGGCTGCGCGAGATTGGGTCCTGAAAGTGCTGGAAGGGGGCCGGTTGGTTGTGCCTTCGGATTGGAAGGAGAGGGTGGGACGAGGTGAGGTTGTGGCAGAAGCTGTCAGAGATTGGGAAATGAAAGAACATGCAGGGCATGCCGCTAGCGTAGTCGGTATCTTTAGGGATGGTGGAGTTTTTGATAAACATGGTGAGTTTGAGAAAGCGGCGACGACGGGGATCAAGAGTCGATGTGTTCTTGGGGAGCTGGATGATTTGTGTAGCGTGCAGGACTTGCATGAGCTTGGGATGCAGGATGTTGTGGTCGTGCCCCAGGTCGGCCATGGAGTAGTTAGGGAAAGGGTACCGGAGGTTGCGGGCTTTATCGAAGAGTTCTGGAATAGACTCCGGCAATAG
- a CDS encoding pectin lyase fold/virulence factor, protein MKLLSVTFAALLGLAQLGVAQKVSGAAQGFASGVTGGGNAAPQTPKDINELKKLLADPSPRVIVLDKLYDYTGTEGTSKGTVCANWGEGAKCQKIIQDNCGNAGKSTGTWDTAAKTPIDVASHKTIIGVGNKGIIKGKGLRFRGGATNIIVQNIQITDLNPQYVWGGDAISFDGADLIWVDHVTTARIGRQHYVFGFNTSKRVTLSNNFINGDSPFSAGCNGYHYWTFEMVGKGDQITLQNNYIYHTSGRSPALSGGTLLHAVNNVWDGNTGHALEGGEATAKGIFEGNVFTDVKAVVADFKGKAFFSPDANSNKQCSSALGRACEVNVLTKSGTLPPLKDTSFFGDFKGLKIAPATPASQAAVNVPKNAGAGKI, encoded by the exons ATGAAGCTCTTGTCAGTCACTTTTGCTGCCCTCCTGGGCCTCGCCCAGCTCGGTGTCGCCCAGAAAGTCTCTGGTGCTGCCCAAGGTTTCGCCTCTGGCGTGACGGGTGGTGGGAACGCTGCACCTCAGACCCCGAAGGATATTAACGAACTCAAGAAGTTGCTCGCCGATCCCTCCCCTCGTGTGATTGTCCTTGACAAGTTGTACGACTACACCGGAACGGAGGGCACCTCGAAGGGAACCGTCTGTGCCAACTGGGGTGAAGGCGCAAAATGCCAGAAGATCATCCAGGACAACTGCGGAAATGCCGGCAAATCCACTGGAACCTGGGACACTGCTGCCAAGACCCCCATCGATGTCGCCTCCCACAAGACCATCATCGGTGTTGGTAACAAGGGTAtcatcaagggcaagggtTTGAGATTCCGCGGTGGTGCTACCAACATCATTGTCCAGAACATTCAGATTACCGACCTGAATCCCCAGTACGTGTGGGGTGGTGATGCCATCTCTTTTGATGGCGCTGATCTGATCTGGGTTGACCATGTTACT ACTGCTCGTATCGGACGTCAGCACTACGTCTTCGGCTTCAACACCAGCAAGCGTGTTACTCTTTCCAACAACTTCATCAACGGTGACAGCCCCTTCTCTGCCGGATGCAACGGATACCACTACTGGACCTTCGAGATGGTTGGCAAGGGAGACCAGATCACTCTGCAGAACAACTACATCTACCACACCTCTGGCCGCAGCCCTGCCCTGAGCGGAGGCACCCTCCTGCACGCTGTGAACAACGTCTGGGACGGCAACACTGGTCACGCTCTTGAGGGAGGCGAGGCCACTGCCAAGGGTATCTTCGAGGGTAACGTCTTCACCGATGTCAAGGCCGTTGTCGCCGACTTCAAGGGCAaggctttcttctcccccgaCGCCAATTCCAACAAGCAGTGCAGCTCCGCCCTTGGCCGTGCCTGCGAGGTCAATGTCCTCACCAAGTCCGGTACTCTTCCCCCCCTCAAAGATACCTCCTTCTTCGGTGACTTCAAGGGCCTCAAGATTGCCCCTGCTACCCCGGCTTCTCAGGCCGCGGTTAACGTCCCCAAGAATGCTGGTGCGGGCAAGATCtaa